Below is a window of Thermoplasmata archaeon DNA.
GCGGAAGGGGTTTCGGGTGGGAATCGTATCCAACGCCTACTGGGCCACGGGAATCCCCGAGGCCAAGGAGGCGCTCCGGCCGTTCCGCGGCCTCGTCCACGACCTATCGATCAGCAGCGACCGCTACCACTGGGATGATGGGGACGGCCGCCTCGCGGAACACGCGGCCGCCGCTGCGCGAGCCTTTCGGATTCCCTGCGGCACGATCACGGTTGCGCAGCCCGAAGAGGCCGACGCGGCCCGGAGGGTCGGCCAGCTGCCCCCCGGCGTCTCCGCAGTGATGTACCGGGGCCGCGCGGCGAAGAAGCTCGTCTCCCGCGCCCGGCCGAGCCCGTGGACGGAGCTGGACCGGTGCCCGTACGAGAACCTGCGGGACCCGGAACGGGTCCATATCGACTCGGAGGGGAACGTGCACGTCTGCCAAGGCATCTCCCTGGGCAACGTCTTCGAGCGGCCGCTCCGGGAGATTCTGGAATCCTACGACCCCGACGCCCATCCCATCGTGGGCCCGTTGCTGGCGGGCGGTCCGGTCGCCCTCGCGCGCCGGTACGGCTTGGCCCACCGGCAGACCTACGCGGACGCCTGCCACCTCTGCGACGAGGCGCGGCGGATGCTGCGCCGTCGCTTCCCTGCGATCCTCCGCCCGAACCAGATGTACGGCACGCGGTGAACCCGGCGGGCATCGTGATCGCCGCGCCTTGGGGCGGGCCATGATGGCTTGGAACCCCACGGGCCTCGGGGAAGCGTTCGCCCGAACGGGGGAATCTACATATCCGGCCTCTCCGATTTCGGTCCGCGTCTGCCATCCCCTGGTTGGGGGATACGGGGGTTCCTGCGATGGCCATGCCCATGGGTGGAGGACAGCAGCCGATCATCATTCTGCGGGAAGGGACGACCGAGGAAAAGGGCCGCGGAGCCCAGTCGAACAACATCGAGGCGGCGCGGGCCATCGCGGATGCCGTGCGATCGACGCTCGGCCCGCGAGGCATGGACAAGATGCTCGTGGACAGCCTTGGCGACGTGACGATCACGAACGACGGGGTCACGATCCTCAAGAAGGTCGACGTGCAGCACCCCGCGGCCAAGATGATGGTCGAGGTCGCGAAGGCCCAGGACCAGGAATGCGGCGACGGCACGACGACGGCCGTCATCCTTGCGGGGGAGCTCCTCGCGAAGGCGGAGGCCCTGATCGAGCAGCAGGTCCACCCCACGGTGATCGTCGCAGGGTACCGCCAGGCCGCGGAGAAGGCCACGGAGGTCCTCGAGGCGCGGGCGGAGAAGGTGTCCATCAAGGACCAGGACACCCTGCTCAAGATCGCGAAGACG
It encodes the following:
- a CDS encoding radical SAM protein, encoding MPLQGLHLLLSYQCTLECDHCFVWSSPEARGTMSLSDVRRILRQAEDLGGIEWIFFEGGEPFLFYPLLLKSVRLAARKGFRVGIVSNAYWATGIPEAKEALRPFRGLVHDLSISSDRYHWDDGDGRLAEHAAAAARAFRIPCGTITVAQPEEADAARRVGQLPPGVSAVMYRGRAAKKLVSRARPSPWTELDRCPYENLRDPERVHIDSEGNVHVCQGISLGNVFERPLREILESYDPDAHPIVGPLLAGGPVALARRYGLAHRQTYADACHLCDEARRMLRRRFPAILRPNQMYGTR